A region from the Panicum hallii strain FIL2 chromosome 1, PHallii_v3.1, whole genome shotgun sequence genome encodes:
- the LOC112875857 gene encoding cytochrome P450 89A2-like, which produces MEDWLFYSLTTLFCLLCSLVLRTRSPGIKVHAADESIPPLPPGPASLPVVGPLRFLARRDFDLEPVLRRIAREYGPVFTFAPLGKEHPTIFVAARGAAHRALVQRGAAFASRPPTTASGTVLTSGGRNVSSSPYGATWRALRRNLAAGVLNPARLRAFSPARRWVLDVLVSRVYIEGGAGEHPVAVMEPFQYAMFCLLVYMCFGDRLGDARVRDIEATQRELLSNFLSFQVFSFLPTVTKIVFRRRWEKLISLRRRQEELFVPLIQARREAGANGDCYVDSMVKLIIPEDGGRALTDDEIVSLCSEFLSAGTDTTATTLQWIMANLVKNQAMQDRLRDEVNDVVNANVEVREDDLQAMPYLKAVVLEGLRRHPPGHYVLPHAAHEDTTLDGYRVPASAPVNFAVGDIGLDEEVWDAPSEFRPERFLPGGEGEDVDLTGSKEIKMMPFGAGRRVCPGMALALLHLEYFVANLVREFEWREADGEEVDLTEKLEFTVVMKRPLKARAVPLRSPPPAVAAA; this is translated from the coding sequence ATGGAGGACTGGCTCTTCTACTCCCTCACCACGCTATTCTGCCTCCTCTGCTCGCTCGTGCTGCGAACCCGCAGCCCAGGCATCAAGGTCCACGCAGCCGATGAATCcatccctcctctccctcctggCCCTGCGTCGCTGCCGGTGGTAGGCCCACTGCGCTTCCTAGCTCGCCGCGACTTCGACCTGGAGCCTGTGCTCCGCCGCATCGCGCGGGAGTACGGGCCGGTCTTCACCTTCGCGCCGCTTGGGAAGGAGCACCCCACAATCTTCGTGGCGGCCCGCGGGGCGGCGCACCGCGCACTCGTGCAGCGCGGAGCGGCGTTCGCCTCCCGCCCGCCCACAACGGCCTCGGGCACCGTGCTCACCAGCGGCGGGCGCAACGTCAGCTCCTCACCCTACGGCGCCACATGGCGCGCGTTGCGGCGGAACCTCGCGGCAGGCGTGCTCAACCCGGCACGGCTGCGGGCGTTCTCCCCAGCACGACGGTGGGTGCTCGACGTCCTCGTCTCCCGCGTCTACATTGAAGGCGGCGCCGGGGAACACCCCGTCGCCGTGATGGAGCCGTTCCAGTACGCCATGTTCTGCCTCCTTGTGTACATGTGCTTTGGCGACCGCCTCGGGGATGCTCGCGTGAGAGACATCGAGGCCACACAGCGGGAGCTCCTCAGCAACTTCCTCAGCTTCCAAGTCTTCTCCTTTCTCCCGACGGTCACCAAGatcgtgttccggcgacggtgggaGAAGCTCATCtcattgcggcggcggcaggaggaaCTCTTCGTCCCGCTGATTCAAGCGAGGAGGGAGGCCGGCGCCAACGGGGACTGCTACGTGGACTCCATGGTGAAGCTGATCATCCCCGAGGACGGCGGCAGGGCGCTCACCGACGATGAGATCGTGAGCCTCTGCTCCGAGTTCCTCAGCGCCGGCACCGACACCACAGCCACCACGCTGCAGTGGATCATGGCGAACTTGGTCAAGAACCAAGCGATGCAGGACAGGCTGCGAGACGAGGTGAACGACGTCGTAAACGCCAACGTCGAGGTGCGAGAGGATGACCTGCAAGCGATGCCGTACCTCAAGGCCGTGGTGCTGGAGGGGCTCCGGCGCCACCCGCCGGGCCACTACGTGCTCCCGCACGCTGCGCACGAGGACACGACGCTAGACGGGTACCGCGTGCCCGCCAGCGCGCCTGTGAACTTCGCGGTGGGTGACATCGGCCTGGACGAGGAGGTGTGGGACGCGCCCTCCGAGTTCCGGCCGGAGCGGTTCCTGCCCGGCGGGGAAGGGGAGGATGTGGACCTGACAGGGAGCAAGGAGATCAAGATGATGCCTTTTGGCGCGGGGCGGAGGGTCTGCCCCGGCATGGCGCTCGCGCTGCTGCACCTCGAGTACTTCGTGGCCAACCTCGTGAGGGAGTTTGAGTGGCGCGAGGctgacggcgaggaggtggacCTCACCGAGAAGCTTGAGTTCACCGTGGTCATGAAGCGGCCGCTCAAGGCCAGGGCCGTGCCGCtgcggtcgccgccgcccgccgttgcAGCTGCTTGA
- the LOC112872535 gene encoding arabinogalactan protein 16-like, with translation MAAARTPLGAVAVAALVVAIFMPAAAAQGPAPAPTSDGTSIDLGIAYVLMLVALVLTYLIHPLDASSPYKLF, from the exons ATGGCCGCGGCGAGGACTCCGCTCGGGGCGGTTGCGGTGGCCGCGCTCGTCGTCGCCATCTTCatgccggccgcggcggcgcaagGCCCGGCGCCGGCTCCCACCAGCGACG GCACATCAATCGACCTGGGAATCGCGTATGTCTTGATGCTGGTGGCCCTGGTGCTCACCTACCTGATCCACCCGCTGGACGCCTCCTCTCCCTACAAGCTCTTCTAA
- the LOC112895604 gene encoding GDSL esterase/lipase At5g03610-like: MAVKLPAIILSSICLLVLLNASHVESARTSGSFHWYNGLFVFGDSFADTGNFPKADLSEVTRQWYKPYGCSHGFLRDPTGRFSNGFVQSDFIAKILGRTKAPETYRDTKENDGDKFGVNFAVGGAGVFEVPRKAPTLAKQISSFKKMLDGGDIGKWQLKESVALVAISGNDYARVANMSSEREILDFIGNVTDEIAGGVERLQKLGVTKVLVNTLHPLACTPWQARPSNYTKCMGRGNMAALLHNDDLEKKLNATSRDSVYLLDLNWAFTNIIDPSEGSRHRIYRQFKSKLKPCCESFDPNGYCGQVDEDGGALYSVCSNPEKHFFWDDVHPTQAGWEAVMEQLEKDIKDFLHVTY, translated from the exons ATGGCCGTCAAGCTCCCTGCCATCATCCTTTCGTCGATCTGCCTCCTCGTCTTGCTAAATG CCTCGCACGTCGAGTCTGCTCGGACCTCGGGCAGCTTCCATTGGTACAATGGGCTGTTCGTGTTTGGAGATTCCTTCGCCGACACCGGGAACTTCCCCAAGGCAGATTTGAGCGAAGTTACTCGTCAGTGGTACAAACCCTACGGCTGCTCCCATGGGTTTCTCCGGGATCCAACCGGGCGCTTCTCCAACGGCTTCGTTCAATCGGATTTCATCG CAAAGATTCTGGGGCGCACCAAGGCCCCCGAGACCTACAGGGATACGAAAGAAAACGACGGGGACAAGTTCGGCGTGAACTTCGCTGTGGGTGGCGCCGGCGTGTTCGAGGTGCCGCGCAAGGCGCCGACTCTAGCCAAGCAGATCAGCTCTTTCAAGAAGATGCTCGACGGCGGAGACATCGGGAAATGGCAGCTCAAGGAGTCCGTCGCGCTGGTGGCCATCTCCGGCAACGACTACGCGCGCGTCGCCAACATGAGCAGCGAGAGAGAGATCCTCGACTTCATAGGGAACGTGACGGATGAGATCGCCGGGGGCGTGGAGCGGCTGCAGAAGCTGGGCGTGACCAAGGTCCTCGTCAACACCCTGCACCCGCTGGCCTGCACGCCGTGGCAGGCCAGGCCGTCCAACTACACCAAATGCATGGGCCGCGGCAACATGGCCGCATTGCTCCACAACGACGACCTCGAGAAGAAGCTGAATGCTACGAGCAGGGACAGCGTCTACCTCCTCGACCTCAACTGGGCTTTCACCAACATCATCGATCCATCCG AAGGCAGCAGGCATCGTATATATAGA CAGTTCAAAAGCAAGCTGAAGCCGTGCTGCGAGAGCTTTGACCCGAACGGCTACTGCGGGCAGGTGGACGAGGATGGAGGTGCCCTGTACAGCGTCTGCTCCAACCCTGAGAAGCACTTCTTCTGGGACGACGTGCACCCCACTCAGGCTGGATGGGAGGCCGTCATGGAGCAGCTGGAAAAGGACATCAAGGATTTCCTCCACGTTACCTACTAG